From Clostridia bacterium:
GGCCGTCAAAGACCTTGGCGTTTGGGACGCGCTTCGCGAGGCCGGCCTTTCGCCGGACGACATCGCGGAAAAGATCTGGAACGACAAGGACCTCTCCGGATCACCGGGCCGTGGCGACGACCCGCGTACGCACGGGAACAAGACAGGCGACGGAGCCTCCCGAAACTCGGAGGACGACCGCGGCCACGGGGCTCCTTCTCAGCCGGGCAAGGACGGCCATGGCGACGGCCATCGCAACGGGAATGGCCACGGCGCGTCCGATGGCGGTTCCACGAAGGGCTCGGACGAGGGCCACGGCCACGCCAGCACCCGTGGTCAAGATGGCGCAAAAGGTCACGACCATGGGAAGGACGGGTCCGGCGGCACCGCATCGCCGTCCGAGGGTGCCAAGCACAGCGACGGCGGCCAGGACAGGGGCCGCGGCGGGCGGGATTCCGGTGGCGTGCCGGGCCAGGGCGAGCGCGGGTCGCGCGAAGGCGACCCGCACATCCGCCACGACGACTCCGTCTGGCGCCAACTGGGCGACTTCCTCAAGGGCATCGCGCCGTGGGGCGATGACCACGACAGAAACCCGGACGGCGAGCGGAACGACTGACCGCCGCATCCGTGGAACGCTTTGTGCAAGCCCCGAGGACCGAGTAGGATAACTCGGGGGTTGGCTCCGCGTGCGCGTCGAGGATTTCGACTACGATTTGCCGGAAGACCGCATTGCCCAAGCGCCGCTGCCCGATCGGGACGCGGCCCGGCTCATGGTGTTGCGCCGGACCACGCGGGAGATCGAGGACCGTCGCTTCTTCGAGCTGCCCGAACTCCTGGCTCCGGGGGACCTGCTCGTCTTGAACGACACCCGCGTCCTTCCGGCGCGCCTCGTCGGCCGGCGGGCGACGGGCGGCACGGCGGAACTCCTTCTCCTGCACCCCGAGGGCCGCGACGGCGAGTGGCGCGCGCTCGCGCGGCCGCACCGCCGCCTGCGCGCCGGGGAGACGCTTTCCTTCGAACGCGGACTGCGCGCGACGCTGATCGAGAAGGCGGCCGAGGGCGAGGTCGTCGTCCGGCTGGAGGCCCCAGGCGGCTGGGAGGCCGCCCTGCGCGAAGCCGGCCGCGTGCCGCTGCCGCCGTACATCCGCAGGCCTCTGGAAGACCCCGAGCGATACCAGACGGTCTACGCCCGGGAAGAGGGATCGGCCGCCGCACCCACGGCCGGCCTGCACTTCACCCCGCGCCTGCTGGAGGCGCTTCAGGCGCGCGGCGTGGAGACGGCGTACCTGACCCTGCACGTGGGCCTGGGCACGTTTCGTCCCGTCCACGTCGAACGCATCGACCAGCACAGGATGCACGCCGAGTGGTACCGCCTGCCGCCGGAGACGGCGGCGGCCGTGGCCCGCGCGCGCGAGCGCGGCGGCCGCGTCGTGGCCGTCGGAACGACCGTCTGCCGCACGCTGGAGACCCGCGCCACGGACGAGGGTCTCGTGGAGCCGGGCAGCGGCTGGACCGATCTCTTCATCTACCCCGGATTTCGCTTCCGCGTCGTCGACGCGCTGGTCACGAACTTCCACCTGCCGAAGTCGACGCTCCTGATGCTCGTGAGCGCGTTCGCCGGGCGCGAGTTCGTCCTGTCCGCGTATCGGCGCGCGGTGGAGAGCGGGTATCGCTTCTACAGCTTCGGCGACGCCATGCTGATCCTGTGACGTGAGGAGCACCGGACATGTCGACGTTCTCGTTCACCGTCACGGCCACCGACCCGAATTCCCGCGCGCGCTCCGGGCGGTTCCGCACGCCGCACGGAGAGGTGCGCACGCCGGCCTTCATGCCCGTGGGGACGCTGGCCACCGTCAAGGGCGTCGCGCCGGAGGCGGTGAGGGAAGCCGGCGCCGACATGATCCTCGCCAACGCCTACCACCTCATGCTGAGGCCCGGCGCGGAGCTCGTGGCCCGGCTCGGCGGGCTGCACGCCTTCATGAACTGGCCGCACAGCATCCTGACGGACTCGGGCGGCTTCCAGGTGATGTCGCTCGGCGGGCTCGTCGAGGTGACCGACGACGGCGTCCGGTTCCGGTCGCACATCGACGGCTCGTTGCACGAACTGGGGCCGGAGCGTTCGATCGCCGTCCAGGAGTTGCTCGGCGCGGACGTGATCATGGCCTTCGACCACCTCGTGGGGCTGCCCGCGCCGCGCCAGGACGTGGAGGCGGCGCTGGAGCGCACGCAGCGGTGGCTGGAGCGCTGCCTCGCGGCCAAGAGGCGGGACGACCAGGCGCTCTTCGGCATCGTGCAGGGCGGGCTGGAACGCGACCTGCGCGTGCAGGCGGCGCGGGCCGTGGCGGCGCTGGACCTGCCGGGGGTCGCCATCGGTGGACTGAGCGTCGGCGAGCGTCCGGAGGAGATGTACGCCGTGCTCGACTGGGTGATGCCGGAATTGCCGGCGGACAAGCCGCGGTACCTCATGGGCGTCGGCAGCCCGGACCACCTCGTCGAGGGCGTGTGGCGCGGCGTGGACCTCTTCGACTGCGTGCTGCCCACGCGGATCGCGCGCAACGGCACGGTCATGGTCTGGGGCGGCCGGCTCAACCTGCGGAACGCCCAATACGCGGACGACCCGAACCCGCTCGAGCCCGGCTGCGACTGTTACGCGTGCCGACACTATTCGCGCGCGTACATCCGCCATCTGATCAAATCCGACGAGATGTTCGGCCTGACGCTGTGCTCGATTCACAACATCCG
This genomic window contains:
- the queA gene encoding tRNA preQ1(34) S-adenosylmethionine ribosyltransferase-isomerase QueA; protein product: MRVEDFDYDLPEDRIAQAPLPDRDAARLMVLRRTTREIEDRRFFELPELLAPGDLLVLNDTRVLPARLVGRRATGGTAELLLLHPEGRDGEWRALARPHRRLRAGETLSFERGLRATLIEKAAEGEVVVRLEAPGGWEAALREAGRVPLPPYIRRPLEDPERYQTVYAREEGSAAAPTAGLHFTPRLLEALQARGVETAYLTLHVGLGTFRPVHVERIDQHRMHAEWYRLPPETAAAVARARERGGRVVAVGTTVCRTLETRATDEGLVEPGSGWTDLFIYPGFRFRVVDALVTNFHLPKSTLLMLVSAFAGREFVLSAYRRAVESGYRFYSFGDAMLIL
- the tgt gene encoding tRNA guanosine(34) transglycosylase Tgt — translated: MSTFSFTVTATDPNSRARSGRFRTPHGEVRTPAFMPVGTLATVKGVAPEAVREAGADMILANAYHLMLRPGAELVARLGGLHAFMNWPHSILTDSGGFQVMSLGGLVEVTDDGVRFRSHIDGSLHELGPERSIAVQELLGADVIMAFDHLVGLPAPRQDVEAALERTQRWLERCLAAKRRDDQALFGIVQGGLERDLRVQAARAVAALDLPGVAIGGLSVGERPEEMYAVLDWVMPELPADKPRYLMGVGSPDHLVEGVWRGVDLFDCVLPTRIARNGTVMVWGGRLNLRNAQYADDPNPLEPGCDCYACRHYSRAYIRHLIKSDEMFGLTLCSIHNIRHLERLMETIREHIAAGTFASFREEFWKANDVWQRRIDSRGGKGLE